Proteins encoded by one window of Gemmatimonas aurantiaca:
- the mmsB gene encoding 3-hydroxyisobutyrate dehydrogenase: MTGTSRIAFLGLGHMGGPMVSNLHRAGFDVRAFDLSDVALARVRERGVTTSTSPHEAVAGADIVISMLPASRHVESLYLGTAGVLVDVAPGALIIDCSTIAPAMAQRLAQAAAARDIAMIDAPVSGGTAGAEAGTLTFIVGGEPAALERARAVLQAMGKNIFHMGAAGAGQVAKLCNNMALGVIMAVTGEALALGVAHGLDPKVLSQMMAVSTSRSWATEVCNPWPGVLENAPASRGYTGGFGSDLMLKDLGLAVEAAMGTGATIPLGELARNLYAMNQHAGRGHLDFSSVVGLVATVTSSPNPLP; the protein is encoded by the coding sequence ATGACCGGCACATCACGTATCGCCTTCCTCGGCCTGGGGCACATGGGAGGCCCCATGGTGAGCAATCTCCATCGCGCCGGATTCGATGTCCGGGCGTTCGACCTGAGTGACGTGGCCCTCGCACGGGTGCGGGAGCGCGGCGTGACGACGAGTACATCGCCACACGAAGCCGTGGCGGGCGCAGACATCGTGATCTCCATGCTGCCGGCCAGTCGCCATGTGGAGTCTCTCTATCTCGGCACTGCGGGTGTGCTGGTCGATGTCGCGCCCGGCGCATTGATCATCGACTGCAGCACGATCGCGCCGGCCATGGCACAACGCCTGGCGCAGGCGGCTGCCGCGCGTGACATCGCCATGATCGATGCCCCGGTATCCGGTGGCACGGCCGGCGCCGAGGCTGGTACACTCACCTTCATCGTGGGTGGTGAGCCCGCCGCGCTCGAACGCGCCCGCGCGGTCCTGCAGGCGATGGGGAAGAACATCTTCCACATGGGCGCGGCAGGCGCTGGGCAGGTGGCCAAGTTGTGCAACAACATGGCGCTCGGCGTGATCATGGCCGTGACCGGTGAAGCTCTCGCCCTCGGAGTCGCGCATGGGCTCGACCCCAAAGTGCTTTCGCAGATGATGGCCGTGAGCACGAGCCGCAGCTGGGCCACCGAAGTGTGCAATCCGTGGCCGGGCGTGCTGGAGAACGCCCCCGCATCGCGCGGATACACCGGCGGATTCGGCAGCGATCTGATGCTCAAGGATCTCGGCCTCGCCGTCGAAGCCGCCATGGGAACCGGCGCCACCATCCCGCTCGGGGAGTTGGCGCGCAATCTGTACGCGATGAACCAGCACGCCGGGCGCGGACATCTCGATTTCTCGAGCGTGGTGGGATTGGTCGCCACGGTCACCTCTTCTCCGAATCCACTCCCATGA